DNA from Cystobacter fuscus DSM 2262:
AGCCCTCCAGAGCCGATGGTACTCCGCGGGAAACCGCGCGGGAGAGTAGGTCGCTGCCGGATTTTTTTTGAAGGCCCCGAGTCCGCACCGTCAGGTGTCGACTCGGGGCCTTCGCCTTTGCGGGCTTCGCGCACCTGGCTTCTCCAGCTTCCTCTTTTGGGTCCCATTCTCCAGGCTTCTCGCTGGACGGCCTGGCGGGCCTATTCGCCGTCCAAGGCGAGCCGTCGGAGCCAAGTGGCTGGAACTCTTAGGGAATCGCCGTCGGGAGGAGTTTGACTCCCTCTTCGCGCTCCGTCTAAAGTCCTCGTCTCGTCCGTTTTCCACCCACCGTTTCCCCCTTCAACGGCGCAGTGGCCTCGCGGGGCGGGCGAAACCACGCAATGAAGAAGCCGACCCTATTTGGGAAGTACCTCCTCCTCGAGCGCATCAACGTTGGCGGCATGGCGGAGGTTTTCACGGCCAAGGCCTTCGGCGTCGAAGGGTTCGAGCGCATCCTCGCCATCAAGAAGATCCTCCCGACGATGGCGGAGGACGATGAGTTCATCACGATGTTCATCGACGAGGCGCGGATCAGCGTACAGCTGAACCACGCCAACATCGTGCACATCCACGAGCTGGGCAAGCACGAGGACACCTACTTCATCGCCATGGAGTACGTGCCCGGGCGCGACCTGCGCACCATTCTCGAGCGCTACCGTCGGCGCAAGGAGATCATGCCCACGGCGCAGGCCGTCTTCCTGGCCTCGAAAATCTGCGAGGGCCTCGATTACGCGCACCGCAAGAAGGACGCCCGCGGCCAGGACCTGAACATCATCCACCGCGACATCTCTCCGCAGAACATCCTCATCTCCTACGAGGGAGAGGTGAAGCTCATCGACTTCGGTATCGCCAAGGCGGCGAACCGGTCGCAGAAGACGCAAGCCGGCATCCTCAAGGGGAAGTTCGGGTACATGAGCCCGGAGCAGGTCCGTGGCCTCCCCATCGACCGGCGCAGTGACATCTTCGCGGTGGGCGTCATCCTCTACGAGATGCTGACGGGAGAGCGGTTGTTCGTCGGTGAGTCCGACTTCTCCACCCTGGAGAAGGTGCGCAACGCCGAAGTGCCCGCTCCGCGGCAGTTCAACCCGAACATCCCCGCCGGACTCGAGAAGGTGTTGATGAAGGCCCTCTCCGGAGAGGCCGATACCCGGTACCAGTGGGGCTCGGACCTGCAGGAGGACCTGATGCGCTTCCTCCTCGCGGGCGATGCCATCTACTCGTCCAAGCACCTCTCGGCCTACATGAAGGAGGCCTTCGCCGAGGACATCCTGCGCGAAGCCGAGAAGATGGAGCGCTACGCCTCCATCGAGCGCCCAGAGCAGATCGAGGCCACCGGCATCACCGGCGACATGTTGCGCGCTGCCCGCAAGCCTCAGGCGGGCCCCTCCCTGCCGGCGTCTACTCGTCCCGCCCCCTCCTCGGCTCCATCCCCCGCGCGCGCGGAGTATGAGTCTCCTTCCGAGGAGGACGAGGAGCCACAGGACGAGGAGATTGGCGCGGGAGACAAAACGCAGATCGTCGATTCCTCCTCCTTTGTTTTTCGAGGACAGGAAGAAAGAGAGAGCAAGCGGCCCGCCACCGTCCCCTCCGGACCTTCGGACAGCGTGCTGGTCGATGACAGCCTGACGGGTGAAACGGCGTACATCGCCGATTCGGAATCCACGCTGGCTCCCACGGCTCGCAACAGCGGCAAACCCCAGGTGGTCATCGGGGAGGGCGACGGCTATGCCGGGGCAACGGTCATCGGCCCCGCGCCCACCTCCCGGCCGGAGCCAGAGGAGATGGAGGCCCCCAACGCCACCCGGGTGGGGACTCCGGGCTCGCGCAGTACCATGTTGAGTCCGGCGCTCACGGGCGAGCGGCCGCGGCTGGACGACGAGGATCCCGACACCTACGACGACTCGTCCGAGGATGAACGCACGGACGCCGGGAGGGATCCTCGGGAAGAGGAGATGACGGGACCCATCCACGTCCCGGATATGGAGCAGGAGGCGCCGCCCGAGAAGGTCGCGCCACTCCCCAAGAAGACGCCCAAGCCCGCCGTCCAGGGCAGCCGGAAGCCGCCGCCCAAGGTGATCATCGCCAGCGCCGCGGCCGCCGCTCTGGTGTTGCTCGTCGTCCTCGGGGCCATGTTGTTCTCCGGACCCAGCACGGGCAGCTTGATGATCTCCGTTCAACCCGCGGGCGCCGAGGTCCAGATCGACGGGCAGGCCTACCCCCAGAACAAGGTCATTGAACTGCCAGAAGGCGTTCATTCGCTGACCGCGTCCTCCCCCGGACACCTGTCGGCGGTTCAGGAAATTCGCGTCACCCCGGGGCAGCAGCCTCAGTTCATCTCGCTCGTGCTGAAGGAGGAGCCCTCCGCGCCTGGCACTCCTCCCGCTGATGAGCATGCGGTGGCGGCCACGGGCACCGGGACCCCTTCGTCCAATCCTCCCACCGAACAGCAGCAGGCTCCCGCTGCCGCTCCGGGCGAGACCGTAGCGGGCACGGGGACCGGTACCGGCACGCCCCCTCCTGCCGCGGAGGAAACGCCCAAGCCGGCTCTGTTCTCGGCGGTGTTCGTGGGGGAACCGGGCGGCGCCGAGGTCGAGGTGGGTGGCAAGCGCGTGGGAAAGACGCCCGATGCCACGCTCGCCAATCTCACCGTGGGCAAGACCTACACCTTCGTGGCGACCCGCGCCGGCTACCAGACCTACTCGGGTGAGTTCCGCTCCAATGGCGAGGAGCAGGTCAAGGTCTCCTTCGTCCTCAAGAAGGAGGAGCCTCCGCCCACGACCGTCGAGCGTCCCACAACGCCCAAGCCCGCCGTCGACCGGCCCGCGACCAAGCCCGCCGCGGCGAAGGTCGTCGCCAAGCCCCAGGCCGTCGCCAAGGGCAAGCTCGCCTGCAGCTCGCGTCCGCTCGGCGCCCAGATCTGGGTGGATGGCAAGTACTCGGGCCGGGACACTCCCGCCGCCCTCGGCAACCCCCTCGTGCTTCCCGTGGGCAGCCATACCATCGTCTTCAAGCTCGGCTCCCAACAGAGCAAGCCCCAGAAGGTGAACATCACCGAAGGGGACATGGCCAAGCTCGTCAACGTACAGCTCGAGTAGCTCCGCATGGCAGGCGCTCCCTCCAGTGTTCTTCCTTGGAGGGACGCCTTTCGCGCCCCCTGTTCCCCGGCCTTGGTTCCGCTAAGGTGAGACCATCATGACGACGACGCCCATTCGCGGAAAGGCCGCCTCGGCCGGCCCCGCTCAGCAGCCTTTCTCCTATCCGCTTCGCCGTGAGTTCGTGGAGCCCGATTGGAGGCGCCTGCCCGGTTACAAGGACGTGACCCAGGCCGAATGGGAAAGCTCCGTCTGGCAGCGCAAGCACACCGTCAAGAACCTCAAGGAGCTCCAGGCCGTCCTCGGCTCCCACCTGCCGCAGGAGCTCCTGGCCAGCCTGGAGCGCGATCAGCGTGAGCGCGCGACGATGTCCATCCTCGTGCCGCCCCAGATGATCAACACGATGGATGAGACGGACCTGTGGAACGATCCGGTCCGCCGCTACATGCTGCCCGCCTTCGACGACCGGCACCCCGAGTGGCCCAACCACCCCAAGG
Protein-coding regions in this window:
- a CDS encoding serine/threonine-protein kinase codes for the protein MKKPTLFGKYLLLERINVGGMAEVFTAKAFGVEGFERILAIKKILPTMAEDDEFITMFIDEARISVQLNHANIVHIHELGKHEDTYFIAMEYVPGRDLRTILERYRRRKEIMPTAQAVFLASKICEGLDYAHRKKDARGQDLNIIHRDISPQNILISYEGEVKLIDFGIAKAANRSQKTQAGILKGKFGYMSPEQVRGLPIDRRSDIFAVGVILYEMLTGERLFVGESDFSTLEKVRNAEVPAPRQFNPNIPAGLEKVLMKALSGEADTRYQWGSDLQEDLMRFLLAGDAIYSSKHLSAYMKEAFAEDILREAEKMERYASIERPEQIEATGITGDMLRAARKPQAGPSLPASTRPAPSSAPSPARAEYESPSEEDEEPQDEEIGAGDKTQIVDSSSFVFRGQEERESKRPATVPSGPSDSVLVDDSLTGETAYIADSESTLAPTARNSGKPQVVIGEGDGYAGATVIGPAPTSRPEPEEMEAPNATRVGTPGSRSTMLSPALTGERPRLDDEDPDTYDDSSEDERTDAGRDPREEEMTGPIHVPDMEQEAPPEKVAPLPKKTPKPAVQGSRKPPPKVIIASAAAAALVLLVVLGAMLFSGPSTGSLMISVQPAGAEVQIDGQAYPQNKVIELPEGVHSLTASSPGHLSAVQEIRVTPGQQPQFISLVLKEEPSAPGTPPADEHAVAATGTGTPSSNPPTEQQQAPAAAPGETVAGTGTGTGTPPPAAEETPKPALFSAVFVGEPGGAEVEVGGKRVGKTPDATLANLTVGKTYTFVATRAGYQTYSGEFRSNGEEQVKVSFVLKKEEPPPTTVERPTTPKPAVDRPATKPAAAKVVAKPQAVAKGKLACSSRPLGAQIWVDGKYSGRDTPAALGNPLVLPVGSHTIVFKLGSQQSKPQKVNITEGDMAKLVNVQLE